Genomic DNA from Danio rerio strain Tuebingen ecotype United States chromosome 22, GRCz12tu, whole genome shotgun sequence:
GTGTTAAATTTCTCACTGGATTGTATTTTTTACAGATAATAATGTGAATCTGTGTGAGATTAGCAGTGCACGTGTGTTCATCAGTTTTCTTGTTTTTCAGTGGTGTTTCTGAACTCCATTCTGCTGATATCTGCAGATGATTACTGTAAGAGGTCTATTGGTAAGAGTTTCTCATTTCCAAAATTATTTGTAAATTCATTTTTATAATGTGTAAttctaaaaaatattaaacatttaggTTTCATAGTATGTATGTTGTTTGTAATGGTCATTAGCTCGAGTGGCCTAGGTCTACCAGTTTAAGTTCCTATTAAGGCATTAAAGTGAAACCCTTATTTTGCAGACATAGCAACTGCGTGTGAGCACTCTGTCCTTGATCTGTCCTGTCCAGGTAAAGTGTTGAAGTGACACAATCCATTAAACTTGATTGTTCTATAATGCTGCAGCTTTAATAGTCACATGCCCCACTATTTGCTTCTGTCTCCATGTAGATCATACTAGGATCAAGATCCTTGCAGCAAACTATGGACGTACAGAAAGAAGAATCTGCAGCTACAGACGTCCATATGGGCAGCTCCGAGACACCCACTGCTATTCACCAAACTCTGTCCTCATTGTGGCAAGAAGGTATAATGTTTACAAATGTATGACTACACTAAATGGAATCAAGGCCAGTTAATCAAATGGGTTTCATGACTTGTCCTTTCTGTGCTGTAGCTGTAACTGGAGAAAGCGCTGCTCTGTACCAGCCACCAACAGTGTGTTCTCTGATCCTTGTGTCGGCACATACAAGTACCTGAGAGTCAAATACTGCTGCAGGCGTAAGTTATTGTTCAGGGCAACCAAGCTGCACAAGTGATTTTAATAACTGATGTGCTTGTTTCTGTCTTGCAGGTCGTAGGGGCTGATCTTGTGGATTTGGATCTGTCAACATCTCAACATTGGCTGGACCAAAAAGAAACCTTTGAGGCTTCACAAAGATTAATGATGggttttatttcaataattccCAAAAACATGTTTCAGTGTAAACATGACTACATTGACATTACTGTAGGTTATAATGGCTTCCATAAGGATTTCTTTTTCCTAGCTAATCCTGCTGTCCTTATGTATTGTGTTGGGAGTTTACATTTCAATAAACGCCCTTCAGAACGTaactgtcagttttttttttttgtaattattattttttttttcttcccctctTGCCCTACCTTACTGGTAGTTTCCTGACTGAATTTAAAGATTAATTTGTAAAACCGTTTGAATGAAGTGGTTAAGCAGAGCAGTTTGCTTTTACTGTAGCTTGTCAGTGGCTAGCTAAATTGTATTGACAGAATATCTgataacacaaaataaattaacaatctACTGGCTAAAGTGATTTCTTAACTATAATTAGGTGCTAGATAAAGTTGGTAATATGTTACCACATTAGAAACAAACCAAATCTATTGGCTAAAGTGTTTGAAACCCTAAGTTTGTGTTTAAACATAATACATTTTGGAGCAAGGTCGAGTACATTGACAAACTTCATTTTAGGATTAGGAATGCTTGCGTAAATCAAATTTCAGTCGTATTGTTCAAAGGTTAGATGTGTTTCTGTAACCATCATGCTCCAAATAGTATTTTTGTTGTTGGTAAAATTGTGCTGCTTCGCTTGTTTTTAAGCAGATTTGTGGGGGGTTTTTGTGTGTGAATTGagctttttttgcaatatttttttttttttaaatctcatagtAGAAACCCAATcctattaaacaaattaatgtcAGAAAATTgttagttaaacatttttaaggtaaacttgtttttagttttctgaAGCCGCACATACAATAGGCCTATTTTATTTCTAGTGTCCGGAGATTCACACAAACCAATGAAGTTGGTGTGCACTGGCATGGCTCAGTACCAGTCACATCAGTGGCCTATAAATATGAATCCGAAATCTCAAGTAAATACtctagaattattattattagaacatTTTGAACTGACACTATCGGAAAGCTGTTAAGTCGTTTGTGAATTGCTAGTAAGATCAAACAGAACAACTAGAACAAACAGAATCTAGGCCAGTTAATCAAATGGGTTTCATGACTTGTCCTATTAATGGTGTAGTTATAACAGGAAAAAGTGCTGCTCTGTACCAGCCACCAACACCAAATTCTCTGATCCTTGTGCCGGCACATACAAATACCTGAGTGTCAAATACTGCTGCAGGCGTAAGTTATTGTACAGGGCAATCAAGCTGCTCAAGTGAtttcaatatttaatgtgtctttCTTTGTTTCTCCTGCAAGTCGTAGGAGCTGATCCTGTGgatttacacaattttttttaaacatctccACATTGGCTGGACAAACCATTTATGAGGACTGATCATGGGTTGTATTAAAACTAATTCCCACAAAAGCAGTTTGTAGAAGCAAACTggcaaatctattttttttttctttttctttctgtttttaaaaaaatttgctAATCTAACCCCAGGAGAATTCCTGAGCTATGCAACACCCCATGAGAAGTCTTTAAACATCTTTTACAAATGCTGCACCTTACAATAATACCAGTAAATGAGTGAAATTGAGAAATTGGAAGTAAAGTGCTGTGATGTGAGAGGTTTTCTCTGTTTCGGCAAAACACAGTTTAATTGATCTGTGAGTTATCCAGCATAAACaaaagattattatttaaataaagactATTTAGGAGACGATCACCCTCTATTAAATCTGTCAAAACGATGGACAGCCTTCAGCTTTTTACATGTCTGCTGAAAAGATgtattaaagataaataaatgaatgtttattcataaatattaattattcataattttgagaggatcacgtgattatgattgaacacgactggttctgcattagctacgtataatccaccaatcaggccagtcctaacccactataaagagccagggtttctcactacagccATATTCCATATTATAGAACACACTGCTCCATAGCAACTCCAACAGCATCTCAACCTTCCACTTCAAACTGCCTCACACAATGCAACCTCTGTGTCTTCAACCCAATTCTCCAACTAGATCACAGTCAAAATTTGATCACCGTCCACGAATTATGCCTAAATGCTAGATGCCGGTAATCCAAGCTGAACTCTCACCGCTCATAACGTACATAACACGTTTTAAAGGGAAGCCTTACAAACTTCAACAAACATTGAACATTTTTCTTTTGAAAGACGAATCTAGCTTGAATAGAATGACTCGCCTCTCAAGCAAGGGTCTAGGCAGTCCAATACTTAAAACCTTGGTCCACAACTTATTTATTTGTAGATAAACATCAATGTTAATCATATAAACTACTTGCTGTAATGCGTTCAATAGAGCAGCGTCTCCAGTCATAACACTAGTGATTTtgtcaacaaaatggccgccggccTTTTTTTGCACCTTTGATTGACACTCttttgcaggcacgtgcacacttCGCGGGAGTTCACACAACTCTCTGATCCACTGAGTTATACTCCCTCATTGTGTCACTCCAGCTGTCCTCCCATCTACTTCCATCATAACATTTCTGTAAGAGCACACATAATAACACATTTCAGGTAAATCACATCCGCTCTTCaagttaatagtttaattaattaagcATCAAGCGTTTAAGGGGGAAAATTGAACATATGCAACTGAACATGTTTATGCAACAGAAGCAGcacaaatgaaacaaacaaacaaacaagactaTTTGGGATGAATTTGGAGTTCTGTGTGCTGAGAGACCCCAAAAAcctaaattaaaactatttaatacataaaaacatacaaagtGTCAAAA
This window encodes:
- the si:ch211-250e5.16 gene encoding uncharacterized protein LOC562807 precursor, translated to MVALCLLLTLVFLNSILLISADDYCKRSIDIATACEHSVLDLSCPDHTRIKILAANYGRTERRICSYRRPYGQLRDTHCYSPNSVLIVARSCNWRKRCSVPATNSVFSDPCVGTYKYLRVKYCCRRRRG